AAAGCGCTTCAAACATGGTTATCGGACCTCTAATATTATGATGATGAAACTCGCTCTTCCCGACCAGCCTGAATCCGATCACCGGGGTGCGATCCACAAAGGCTTCTCGATCAAACACCCATAGGGGATAATTGCTCAATACTCCCCCATCGACAATATAATAAAATTGTTTAGAAAAAGGCTCTGCCCCGGCCGAGCTTTTTCTCTGAATGCGGATCATAACCGGGTCGAAAAAGTAAGGAATACTTGTACTCATGCGTACTGCCTTAGCTACAGGAAACATCCGTGGATCAATGCCGTACTGCGCAATATCGTCTGGCAGCACTAGAATTTTACCTTGTGTAATGTCAGAGGCGATGATTCGAAGCTGATTTGGCCTCAAGTCCCCGAAGGTGCGGATTCCTTTGGACAACAAGATTCGGTATACCCAATGCTCAAGCGCTTCGCCTGAATATAAGCCTTTCTTAATCAGTAACCGGGAGGCAGGTCCCAAGATTCTTGTATTGAATATCGGAGAGCGCTGTAAGAAAGACCGAAATGGCATGCTTAAGATCATCCGCTTCATTTCTTCCCCTGTATACCCCGCGGCCAAAAAAGCAGCTACGATAGACCCCGAGCTTGTTCCTGCTACCTCATGAAACTCATAGCCTTTATCCTGTGCTGCGCTCACGGCTCCAGCTAATGCAATACCTTTTACGCCCCCGCCTTCAAACACACCATTAATTTTCATTCCGAAATCACTCCCTTGAGCCGCGCCTGAGAATATATAGGCTCCATAAATTATGTATGCTGCAAGGGTTTGTTTCCATACTAAAGAACAGAGACTGCTGACTGCAGTGACCTCATGTGCATCCATACATGCAGCTCGCAGAAAAAAGACAGAGAACGCATATAGCGAATCCCTGTCTCCTTGTTATCACTATTCTATTGAATTTGCTAGCTTTCCGTTTCCATATCCTTGCGCACTTGCTGGAGCGCTTCAGCCCGGCTCGGATCTCTGCGAAAATATTCAAGCAGGGTCTCAATACATGTAATCGAATCCCAGCTGAGGTGATGCTCAATGCCTTCCACATCTTTATAAATATTATCATCATGAACACCGATCACGGTTAAAAATTGTTCCAGCAATTGATGCCTGTCAACAAGCCTCTTGCCCATTTTCTTGCCTTTGGAGGTCAGCATGAGACCGCGGTATTTTTCATATATCAGATAATTGTCCTTGTCCAGCTTCTGAATCATCTTCGTTACGGATGAGGGATGCACCTCAAGCCCTTCAGCAATGTCGGAGACACGAGCGTAACCCTTCTCGTCAATGAGCTTGTAGATTCTCTCCAGATAGTCCTCCATGCTTGGTGTAGCCATGCGATCAAGTTCCCCCTGCTTTGTTATTCCTGTCCCAAACGCTCCCCCTATCATAATGCATGATCATTGGTGCGGTCAAATCTCCCACGATTGATTTCCTTCCAGACTTGGAACAATAGAAACGCACTTAATTTATACGAAGATTTAGAAAGGAGCTACGAATGACAACAGAGCTGTTAACCCGCCCGGTTCCCAATACGTCGGTTTTCGTTCCAGAGCTCGTCTATTTCGAGCCTGATGCAATGAATTACCCGAAAGGCCAACAAATCTATCAATGGGCGAAAGAGCAAGGCTTAGAGATCCACATGACAACCTCCCACAATCAAATCAGGGACTTACCCGGTGATTCCGAGCTGGAAAAATACCGCATCGCGAAGCGGACTTTAGTCGTGGGTATCCGTAAGACACTGAAATTCGATACCTCAAGCCGTCTGCCGAGTATGCCATCCCCATCGCAACGGGATGCATGGGGCATTGCCATTACTGCTATTTGCAGACGACGCTTGGTGCCAAGCCGTATATACGGGTTTATGTAAATATTGACGATATTCTCGGTGCCGCCAAACAGTATATCGAGGAGCGAGAACCGGAAATCACTCGTTTTGAAGCGGCTTGTACATCCGATCCCGTTGGTCTGGAGCATATCTCTGGCTCGTTGAAGCAACTAATTGAGTTTATGGGGCAGCAGCCGCTTGGGCGTTTGCGCTTTGTCACCAAATACCACCACGTCGATTCGTTACTGGACGCCAAGCATAACAATCACACCCGTTTTCGTTTCAGTGTGAATGCAGATTATGTGATTAAGAACTTTGAGCCAGGTACCTCCAAGTTTGAAGAACGCATTGAAGCTGCTGGTAAGGTCGCAAAAGCAGGCTATCCGCTCGGTTTTATTATTGCTCCTATTATTTGGCATGATGGCTGGGAAGATGGGTATAAGCTGCTGCTCGAAAAGCTGCACGCGGCTCTGCCGGAAGAA
This genomic window from Paenibacillus hexagrammi contains:
- a CDS encoding patatin-like phospholipase family protein — protein: MKINGVFEGGGVKGIALAGAVSAAQDKGYEFHEVAGTSSGSIVAAFLAAGYTGEEMKRMILSMPFRSFLQRSPIFNTRILGPASRLLIKKGLYSGEALEHWVYRILLSKGIRTFGDLRPNQLRIIASDITQGKILVLPDDIAQYGIDPRMFPVAKAVRMSTSIPYFFDPVMIRIQRKSSAGAEPFSKQFYYIVDGGVLSNYPLWVFDREAFVDRTPVIGFRLVGKSEFHHHNIRGPITMFEALFSTMLSAHDAMYIEKQDRFRTVKIPTLGVQNTDFNLSKEKSLELYEAGYNAAAQYFQTWSMQTYEQDYEKFVLRKR
- the mntR gene encoding transcriptional regulator MntR, translating into MATPSMEDYLERIYKLIDEKGYARVSDIAEGLEVHPSSVTKMIQKLDKDNYLIYEKYRGLMLTSKGKKMGKRLVDRHQLLEQFLTVIGVHDDNIYKDVEGIEHHLSWDSITCIETLLEYFRRDPSRAEALQQVRKDMETES